The following proteins are encoded in a genomic region of Zea mays cultivar B73 chromosome 9, Zm-B73-REFERENCE-NAM-5.0, whole genome shotgun sequence:
- the LOC100279255 gene encoding BTB/POZ domain-containing protein NPY1 isoform X1, with product MRLRFFLTACDEDHIWCMFFSFVWRYVLSDLPSDIVVHVDDARFYLHKFPLLSKSGLLQRLIVEASQNGSDEVAIQDVPGGAKTFEICAKFCYGMVVTLNAYNVVAARCAAEYLGMTEDVEKSNLVFKIEVFLSSGIFRSWKDSIIALQTTDALLPWSEELKLVGRCVDSVAAKATVSASNVVWSYTYNRKSASSDEIVEARRSSQAVPKDWWVEDLCELDVDLYRRVMVAVKSRGRIPSDAIGEALKAYAARWLPECCDALVDDAYSGAYKHLLETIVWLLPSDKGSSGISCRFFLKLLKFTVLVGAGELLKEELMDRTVLQLHKASVSDLLIPSRPPAQTVYDVQLVQTLIGRYMSHAGVSQGGIFLNDLDQEMFETNVDGESLLALCKLVDRYLAEVASDPNLSVSSFVDLATSMPETARPTHDGLYTAIDVYLKLHPGLPKMEKRKISNLMDVRKLSKGACIHAAQNDRLPLRVVVQVLFFEQLRAAGAAAAAGTPSASVARCIARLAEQEEEEERWNDGRALPEPPTPGALKRQLGSLKLQGDHHQGAGDDGRRLVARSNSVANQSSRMSLSSRSRRIFDRLWVGGAKLPGEAAAAGKGSSDTSGSSQSPRSSAKPPESKSSSSSSRNRRYSVS from the exons ATGAGGTTACGTTTTTTTTTGACTGCCTGTGATGAGGACCACATTTGGTGCATGTTCTTCAGCTTTGTTTGGAG ATACGTGCTGTCAGACCTTCCGTCAGACATCGTCGTCCATGTCGACGACGCAAGGTTCTACCTGCACAAG TTCCCCCTTCTCTCCAAGAGCGGTCTGTTACAGAGGCTGATAGTAGAGGCGAGCCAGAACGGCAGCGACGAAGTTGCCATACAAGACGTCCCTGGCGGAGCGAAGACCTTCGAGATCTGCGCGAAGTTCTGCTACGGCATGGTGGTGACCCTGAACGCGTACAACGTCGTCGCCGCGAGGTGCGCGGCGGAGTACCTTGGGATGACCGAGGACGTCGAGAAGAGCAACCTGGTGTTCAAGATCGAGGTGTTCCTGAGCTCCGGCATCTTCAGGAGCTGGAAGGACTCGATCATCGCGCTGCAGACCACCGACGCGTTGCTGCCGTGGTCGGAGGAGCTCAAGCTGGTCGGCAGATGCGTGGACTCTGTCGCTGCCAAGGCTACCGTCAGCGCGTCGAACGTTGTGTGGTCGTACACCTACAACAGGAAGTCTGCGTCCTCGGACGAGATCGTCGAGGCTCGCAGGAGCTCCCAGGCGGTTCCCAAGGACTGGTGGGTTGAGGATCTGTGTGAGCTCGATGTGGACCTCTACAGGCGTGTCATGGTTGCGGTCAAGTCGAGGGGGAGGATCCCCTCCGATGCCATCGGAGAGGCGCTCAAGGCATACGCCGCTAGATGGCTGCCTGAGTGCTGTGACGCGCTGGTAGACGACGCCTACTCTGGAGCGTACAAGCACCTGCTCGAGACCATCGTCTGGCTTTTGCCCTCGGACAAGGGGTCTTCGGGGATCTCCTGTCGTTTCTTCCTGAAGCTGCTGAAATTCACTGTCCTCGTCGGCGCTGGGGAGCTCCTGAAGGAAGAGCTCATGGACAGGACTGTGTTGCAGCTCCACAAGGCCTCGGTCAGTGATCTCCTGATCCCCTCCAGGCCTCCGGCGCAGACCGTCTATGATGTCCAGCTGGTTCAGACACTCATCGGCAGGTACATGAGCCATGCCGGGGTATCTCAAGGTGGGATTTTTCTCAACGACCTTGACCAGGAGATGTTTGAGACGAACGTGGACGGTGAATCTTTGCTAGCGTTGTGCAAGCTGGTCGATAGGTACTTGGCTGAAGTTGCCTCTGATCCAAATCTCTCTGTTTCGAGCTTTGTGGATTTGGCGACTTCCATGCCTGAAACAGCCAGACCGACACATGATGGATTGTACACTGCCATTGACGTATATCTGAAG TTGCATCCCGGCCTACCCAAgatggagaagaggaagatttCGAACCTGATGGACGTGAGGAAGCTGTCCAAGGGGGCGTGCATCCACGCGGCGCAGAACGACCGACTCCCGCTGCGCGTGGTGGTCCAGGTCCTCTTCTTCGAGCAGCTGCGCGCCGcgggagccgccgccgccgctgggacGCCCAGCGCCAGCGTGGCGCGGTGCATAGCGCGCCTGGCGGAGCAGGAGGAAGAGGAGGAGCGCTGGAACGACGGCCGCGCGCTGCCGGAGCCCCCGACCCCCGGCGCGCTGAAGAGGCAGCTGGGGAGCCTGAAGCTGCAGGGCGACCACCACCAGGGCGCGGGCGACGACGGGCGGCGCCTGGTGGCGCGCAGCAACAGCGTGGCCAACCAGAGCAGCCGGATGTCGCTGTCGTCGCGGTCGCGGAGGATCTTTGACAGGCTGTGGGTCGGCGGAGCGAAGCTGCCCGGGGAGGCCGCCGCCGCGGGCAAGGGGTCGTCGGACACGTCCGGGAGCTCGCAGAGCCCGCGGTCGTCGGCGAAGCCGCCGGAGTCCAAGTCGTCCAGCTCGTCGTCAAGGAACCGGCGGTACTCGGTCTCGTAG
- the LOC100279255 gene encoding BTB/POZ domain-containing protein NPY1: MKFMKLGSKPDAFQTDGGGGDARYVLSDLPSDIVVHVDDARFYLHKFPLLSKSGLLQRLIVEASQNGSDEVAIQDVPGGAKTFEICAKFCYGMVVTLNAYNVVAARCAAEYLGMTEDVEKSNLVFKIEVFLSSGIFRSWKDSIIALQTTDALLPWSEELKLVGRCVDSVAAKATVSASNVVWSYTYNRKSASSDEIVEARRSSQAVPKDWWVEDLCELDVDLYRRVMVAVKSRGRIPSDAIGEALKAYAARWLPECCDALVDDAYSGAYKHLLETIVWLLPSDKGSSGISCRFFLKLLKFTVLVGAGELLKEELMDRTVLQLHKASVSDLLIPSRPPAQTVYDVQLVQTLIGRYMSHAGVSQGGIFLNDLDQEMFETNVDGESLLALCKLVDRYLAEVASDPNLSVSSFVDLATSMPETARPTHDGLYTAIDVYLKLHPGLPKMEKRKISNLMDVRKLSKGACIHAAQNDRLPLRVVVQVLFFEQLRAAGAAAAAGTPSASVARCIARLAEQEEEEERWNDGRALPEPPTPGALKRQLGSLKLQGDHHQGAGDDGRRLVARSNSVANQSSRMSLSSRSRRIFDRLWVGGAKLPGEAAAAGKGSSDTSGSSQSPRSSAKPPESKSSSSSSRNRRYSVS; the protein is encoded by the exons ATGAAGTTCATGAAGCTCGGGTCCAAGCCGGACGCCTTCCAgaccgacggcggcggcggcgacgccaG ATACGTGCTGTCAGACCTTCCGTCAGACATCGTCGTCCATGTCGACGACGCAAGGTTCTACCTGCACAAG TTCCCCCTTCTCTCCAAGAGCGGTCTGTTACAGAGGCTGATAGTAGAGGCGAGCCAGAACGGCAGCGACGAAGTTGCCATACAAGACGTCCCTGGCGGAGCGAAGACCTTCGAGATCTGCGCGAAGTTCTGCTACGGCATGGTGGTGACCCTGAACGCGTACAACGTCGTCGCCGCGAGGTGCGCGGCGGAGTACCTTGGGATGACCGAGGACGTCGAGAAGAGCAACCTGGTGTTCAAGATCGAGGTGTTCCTGAGCTCCGGCATCTTCAGGAGCTGGAAGGACTCGATCATCGCGCTGCAGACCACCGACGCGTTGCTGCCGTGGTCGGAGGAGCTCAAGCTGGTCGGCAGATGCGTGGACTCTGTCGCTGCCAAGGCTACCGTCAGCGCGTCGAACGTTGTGTGGTCGTACACCTACAACAGGAAGTCTGCGTCCTCGGACGAGATCGTCGAGGCTCGCAGGAGCTCCCAGGCGGTTCCCAAGGACTGGTGGGTTGAGGATCTGTGTGAGCTCGATGTGGACCTCTACAGGCGTGTCATGGTTGCGGTCAAGTCGAGGGGGAGGATCCCCTCCGATGCCATCGGAGAGGCGCTCAAGGCATACGCCGCTAGATGGCTGCCTGAGTGCTGTGACGCGCTGGTAGACGACGCCTACTCTGGAGCGTACAAGCACCTGCTCGAGACCATCGTCTGGCTTTTGCCCTCGGACAAGGGGTCTTCGGGGATCTCCTGTCGTTTCTTCCTGAAGCTGCTGAAATTCACTGTCCTCGTCGGCGCTGGGGAGCTCCTGAAGGAAGAGCTCATGGACAGGACTGTGTTGCAGCTCCACAAGGCCTCGGTCAGTGATCTCCTGATCCCCTCCAGGCCTCCGGCGCAGACCGTCTATGATGTCCAGCTGGTTCAGACACTCATCGGCAGGTACATGAGCCATGCCGGGGTATCTCAAGGTGGGATTTTTCTCAACGACCTTGACCAGGAGATGTTTGAGACGAACGTGGACGGTGAATCTTTGCTAGCGTTGTGCAAGCTGGTCGATAGGTACTTGGCTGAAGTTGCCTCTGATCCAAATCTCTCTGTTTCGAGCTTTGTGGATTTGGCGACTTCCATGCCTGAAACAGCCAGACCGACACATGATGGATTGTACACTGCCATTGACGTATATCTGAAG TTGCATCCCGGCCTACCCAAgatggagaagaggaagatttCGAACCTGATGGACGTGAGGAAGCTGTCCAAGGGGGCGTGCATCCACGCGGCGCAGAACGACCGACTCCCGCTGCGCGTGGTGGTCCAGGTCCTCTTCTTCGAGCAGCTGCGCGCCGcgggagccgccgccgccgctgggacGCCCAGCGCCAGCGTGGCGCGGTGCATAGCGCGCCTGGCGGAGCAGGAGGAAGAGGAGGAGCGCTGGAACGACGGCCGCGCGCTGCCGGAGCCCCCGACCCCCGGCGCGCTGAAGAGGCAGCTGGGGAGCCTGAAGCTGCAGGGCGACCACCACCAGGGCGCGGGCGACGACGGGCGGCGCCTGGTGGCGCGCAGCAACAGCGTGGCCAACCAGAGCAGCCGGATGTCGCTGTCGTCGCGGTCGCGGAGGATCTTTGACAGGCTGTGGGTCGGCGGAGCGAAGCTGCCCGGGGAGGCCGCCGCCGCGGGCAAGGGGTCGTCGGACACGTCCGGGAGCTCGCAGAGCCCGCGGTCGTCGGCGAAGCCGCCGGAGTCCAAGTCGTCCAGCTCGTCGTCAAGGAACCGGCGGTACTCGGTCTCGTAG
- the LOC109942469 gene encoding uncharacterized protein has product MADMVSEVAGQGARPALRWTAVMSRFVLRRFVDLIGNGVKTDKGFKEIHLNSVAKNVSEFCGQEVTGQQVYNHLRKWRSRWVKVCKLKDISGALWDEDNFVISLEEGHYAAYIKDHPKYADYLNRPIENYMPMQIIFGSGVATGKFAMGSNEPLGKPTDIVDILDDGIEVTSNFVDCSNLTNKGKTVDKGTPGESNDNKPNLGKRKRFMTDEDVVVFNGMKQAVSDVAAAVRESIHAEAAPEIYNVVINCPGFSREALMYALNHMMEHKATSLVFLDMTPDDRDLWLKTFLAKHYHN; this is encoded by the exons ATGGCTGACATGGTCTCTGAGGTTGCTGGTCAGGGGGCTAGGCCTGCTCTTAGGTGGACTGCTGTAATGTCTAGGTTTGTTCTCCGTCGTTTTGTTGACTTGATAGGAAATGGGGTTAAGACTGACAAGGGTTTTAAGGAAATCCACCTTAACTCTGTTGCTAAAAATGTATCTGAGTTCTGTGGCCAAGAAGTAACAGGCCAACAAGTGTACAATCACCTTCGTAAGTGGAGGTCTAGGTGGGTCAAGGTTTGCAAACTGAAGGACATTAGTGGCGCTCTTTGGGATGAGGATAACTTTGTCATAAGCTTAGAAGAGGGTCATTATGCTGCTTACATCAAG GATCACCCAAAATATGCTGATTACCTCAATAGGCCCATAGAGAACTATATGCCTATGCAAATCATATTTGGAAGTGGGGTTGCCACAGGTAAGTTTGCAATGGGTTCAAATGAGCCTTTGGGCAAGCCAACTGACATTGTTGACATCCTAGATGATGGCATTGAAGTGACCTCAAATTTTGTTGATTGTTCCAATCTAACTAACAAGGGGAAGACTGTTGACAAGGGTACCCCTGGTGAGTCCAATGATAACAAGCCTAACTTAGGGAAGAGGAAGAGGTTCATGACTGATGAGGATGTTGTTGTGTTCAATGGGATGAAACAAGCTGTTTCAGATGTTGCTGCTGCTGTCCGTGAAAGCATCCATGCTGAAGCAGCACCTGAGATCTACAATGTTGTAATCAACTGTCCTGGGTTCTCTAGGGAGGCTCTCATGTATGCCCTAAACCACATGATGGAGCACAAGGCCACCTCCCTGGTGTTCCTGGACATGACTCCTGATGATCGTGACCTATGGCTCAAGACTTTCCTAGCCAAGCACTACCACAACTGA